Proteins encoded within one genomic window of Deinococcus depolymerans:
- a CDS encoding aminopeptidase: protein MTSTDFDANLARYADLLVRTGVNLPAGGKVRITAPIEAAELVRLTARAAYRAGASDVRVTYLDPHLDLALFEDGTDDAVAFLPAWQAQEREAMIEDGYASIGIVGEDPSLLAGVNPARVAARSKLTAQAMRRVSEAHGSFQVNWTVAAMATPAWAARVYPDLPQEEAVARLWNDIFTVTRADQPDPVAAWDAHLTRLQRLTTHLNGKQYAAVHLRSDLGTDLTVGLAENHIWQGGAETARNGVRGVPNLPTDEVFTAPHRDRVDGVAVASKPLSARGQLIEGIRVRFEAGRAVEVSATRGEDTLRQLIGTDDGAAHLGEVALVPASAPVAQTGTLFLNTLFDENAASHIALGRCYPTNVQGGTDAATLKTAGGNDSLIHVDWMIGTPATDVDGITRGGTREPLMRAGEWVIEGL, encoded by the coding sequence ATGACCTCAACCGATTTCGACGCGAACCTCGCGCGGTACGCCGACCTGCTCGTCCGGACCGGCGTGAACCTCCCGGCCGGCGGGAAGGTGCGGATCACGGCGCCCATCGAGGCGGCCGAACTGGTGCGCCTGACCGCCCGCGCCGCGTACCGTGCCGGGGCCAGCGACGTGCGCGTCACGTACCTCGACCCGCACCTGGACCTCGCGCTGTTCGAGGACGGCACCGACGACGCGGTCGCGTTCCTGCCCGCGTGGCAGGCGCAGGAGCGCGAGGCGATGATCGAGGACGGGTACGCGTCCATCGGGATTGTCGGGGAGGACCCGTCGCTCCTCGCGGGCGTGAACCCCGCGCGGGTCGCGGCGCGCAGCAAGCTCACGGCGCAGGCGATGCGCCGCGTCAGCGAGGCCCACGGCAGCTTCCAGGTGAACTGGACGGTCGCGGCCATGGCCACCCCCGCCTGGGCCGCCCGCGTGTACCCGGACCTGCCGCAGGAGGAGGCCGTGGCGCGCCTGTGGAACGACATCTTCACGGTGACCCGCGCGGATCAGCCGGACCCGGTGGCCGCCTGGGACGCACACCTGACCCGCCTGCAACGCCTGACCACCCACCTGAACGGCAAGCAGTACGCCGCCGTCCACCTGCGCAGTGATCTTGGGACCGACCTGACCGTCGGCCTCGCCGAGAACCACATCTGGCAGGGCGGCGCGGAGACCGCGCGGAACGGCGTGCGCGGCGTCCCGAACCTTCCCACCGACGAGGTCTTCACCGCCCCGCACCGGGACCGCGTGGACGGCGTGGCGGTCGCCAGCAAACCCCTGAGTGCGCGCGGGCAGCTGATCGAGGGCATCCGCGTGCGCTTCGAGGCGGGCCGTGCCGTCGAGGTCAGCGCCACGCGCGGCGAGGACACCCTGCGCCAGCTGATCGGCACGGACGACGGCGCCGCGCACCTGGGCGAGGTCGCCCTGGTGCCCGCCAGCGCCCCTGTCGCGCAGACCGGGACGCTCTTCCTGAACACCCTGTTCGACGAGAACGCCGCGTCGCACATCGCACTGGGGCGCTGCTACCCCACCAACGTGCAGGGCGGGACCGACGCGGCCACCCTGAAGACCGCCGGCGGGAACGACAGCCTCATCCACGTCGACTGGATGATCGGCACGCCCGCCACCGACGTGGACGGCATCACCCGCGGCGGCACCCGCGAGCCCCTGATGCGCGCCGGCGAGTGGGTGATTGAAGGACTCTGA
- a CDS encoding tRNA (cytidine(34)-2'-O)-methyltransferase: MVPLLRVVLFEPEKAGNVGNVARTCAVLGADLHLIRPFGFHLHDREFRRAVMDYLEGVTLHEHASWTAFQGTLGPGARVWAFSTHATELHTRAGFARGDYLLFGPESRGLPAWLRDALPKLRLPQPGGGRSLNLSVAAGVAAFEAGRQIEGW, from the coding sequence ATGGTGCCGCTGCTGCGGGTGGTGCTGTTCGAACCGGAGAAGGCGGGGAACGTCGGCAACGTCGCACGCACGTGCGCGGTGCTGGGCGCGGACCTGCACCTGATCCGCCCGTTCGGCTTCCACCTGCACGACCGCGAGTTCCGCCGCGCCGTGATGGACTACCTGGAGGGCGTGACGCTGCACGAGCACGCCAGCTGGACGGCCTTCCAGGGCACGCTGGGGCCGGGCGCGCGGGTGTGGGCGTTCAGCACGCACGCCACCGAACTGCACACCCGCGCGGGCTTCGCGCGCGGGGATTACCTGCTGTTCGGCCCGGAATCGCGCGGGCTGCCCGCGTGGCTGCGTGACGCCCTGCCGAAACTGAGACTGCCGCAGCCCGGCGGGGGCCGCAGCCTGAACCTGAGCGTCGCGGCGGGCGTCGCGGCCTTCGAGGCGGGGCGGCAGATCGAGGGCTGGTGA
- a CDS encoding MerR family transcriptional regulator, whose amino-acid sequence MNEQTEAEFRRSVQQFRDVISALPETPRADVATMCGGPEVLEALFEERGVGIGRFAALMGLPATTVRHLLREELLHPVRVNGKFRFLLHNVVELRGVQQWQGLGLTLEDTRAFLDAQGLLGLVAQGGTMFSVQREALDPEALPALKADVLTRLGGAIRSLEDRHAALSAQLERARALERLVQENAFGQSEAQAAPA is encoded by the coding sequence GTGAACGAACAGACCGAGGCTGAGTTCCGGCGCAGTGTCCAGCAGTTCCGGGATGTGATCAGTGCCCTGCCAGAGACTCCGCGGGCGGATGTGGCGACCATGTGCGGCGGGCCGGAGGTGCTGGAGGCCCTGTTCGAGGAGCGGGGCGTGGGGATCGGGCGGTTCGCGGCGTTGATGGGGCTGCCCGCGACGACGGTGCGGCACCTGCTGCGCGAGGAGTTGCTGCACCCTGTGCGCGTGAACGGCAAGTTCCGGTTCCTGCTGCACAACGTGGTCGAGTTGCGGGGTGTGCAGCAGTGGCAGGGGCTGGGTCTGACGCTGGAGGACACGCGGGCGTTCCTGGACGCGCAGGGCCTGCTGGGGCTGGTCGCGCAGGGCGGCACGATGTTCTCGGTGCAGCGCGAGGCGCTCGACCCGGAGGCACTCCCGGCCCTGAAGGCGGACGTGCTGACCCGTCTGGGCGGCGCGATCCGGTCGCTGGAGGACCGGCACGCGGCGCTGAGCGCCCAGCTGGAGCGGGCCCGCGCGCTGGAACGGCTGGTGCAGGAGAACGCCTTCGGGCAGTCGGAAGCGCAGGCCGCGCCCGCGTGA
- a CDS encoding ferritin-like domain-containing protein yields MSNPLNRRKFLGAAGAVGVTTALASCAPAMGMGQAKPNLDATIFNFALNLEYLEAAFYLAAVGRLEELDSVGGDSSKVILPAGFTGKKGDGVKFESADVRAYANEVATDELNHVRIIRKVLGFGAVAQPTLDLGPAFAAAGSAASGGAIPNFNPFANDLFFLHGAFIFEDVGVSAYKGAARLLSDTSAGGNLENAAGILAVEAYHAGMIRTLLYQQRNTQVTPALKVSDVVQAISNLRDSVDGALDVDQGILENGAANIVLADTNGIAYSRTPRQVGNIVFLAVDAVKGGFYPNGLSGDFSKILAL; encoded by the coding sequence ATGAGCAACCCCCTGAACCGCCGTAAATTCCTCGGAGCTGCCGGCGCTGTCGGCGTCACGACCGCCCTGGCCAGCTGCGCGCCCGCCATGGGCATGGGGCAGGCGAAACCCAACCTGGACGCCACGATCTTCAACTTCGCGCTGAACCTCGAGTACCTGGAAGCGGCGTTCTACCTCGCGGCGGTGGGTCGCCTGGAAGAACTGGACAGCGTGGGCGGCGACAGCAGCAAAGTCATCCTGCCCGCCGGGTTCACCGGTAAGAAGGGTGACGGCGTGAAGTTCGAGTCGGCCGACGTGCGCGCCTACGCGAACGAGGTCGCCACCGACGAACTGAACCACGTGCGCATCATCCGCAAGGTGCTGGGTTTCGGCGCGGTCGCGCAGCCGACCCTGGACCTCGGCCCGGCCTTCGCGGCGGCGGGCAGCGCCGCGTCGGGCGGGGCGATTCCCAACTTCAACCCCTTCGCGAACGACCTGTTCTTCCTGCACGGCGCGTTCATCTTCGAGGATGTGGGCGTCAGCGCCTACAAGGGTGCGGCGCGTCTGCTGAGCGACACGAGTGCCGGCGGGAACCTGGAGAACGCGGCGGGCATCCTGGCGGTCGAGGCGTACCACGCGGGCATGATCCGCACCCTGCTGTACCAGCAGCGCAACACGCAGGTCACGCCCGCCCTGAAGGTCAGTGACGTGGTGCAGGCCATCAGCAACCTGCGTGACAGCGTGGACGGCGCCCTGGACGTCGATCAGGGCATCCTGGAGAACGGCGCGGCGAACATCGTGCTGGCCGACACGAACGGCATCGCGTACAGCCGCACGCCCCGCCAGGTGGGGAACATCGTGTTCCTGGCGGTGGACGCCGTCAAGGGTGGGTTCTACCCGAACGGCCTGAGCGGCGACTTCAGCAAGATCCTCGCGCTGTAA
- a CDS encoding ATP-binding protein has translation MTEPTLTEPTLTDPAPTLAPAPPALITLGGLDLGGFRKVKSLLLLVYVALEGPTPRRTLATLLWPGAARPEGSLRVALHALREAHPDALGGEDRLSTPLGSDAAQLLTRRGEAAWDAYTGPFLHGVPLSGVSAEFEEWVETQRERLARHVQEEALRAAETADPARAADWAARAYRTPGAPPPEADLLRRALPLTLPGSPLEAEIRAELGELDEGTPTPAPTRPARVAARMLGREAELDTLLAWTLAPQTTPPAGGAALITGPGGIGKSTLTRELLRELTRLDRPATLVDAEGAASAAELSARLSAALTPGQAAPPTLAALSDHLPPHATVLLDGADALNDLPDLLRALRRDLPGVRWVISSRRSPPGLLGERDLLLPLAGLPQAPPEADLAQIAASSATQLFLREAARTRRDLTLTAANAALIAGITRRLQGHPLALALAASWLRVENLEAVYARVLTEAAQLTPEGGGSDGRRGLNAVARRSWDLLNPGQQHAALRLTVTSDLDPADAPHLGVPAHLIDELLTHNFLEAHQPGTERLRLYPALRGLLTEQAAAHPGLITQARADHARHYLTWFTAQPPEAPPVDAERDNIVAALHAALHSGDATAAQIDHFLAHHDRRGLHASGTDTFAALADAAEDACAPDSVQAAAQIASMWLAYRAGRLLDAQTLAGHFLAGPLAADPASRMKVLNTLAAVRGVQGQMQSATDLLRQALALAVELGDQIRAVFYRVNILSNLAFIGTPEQVQELVAQLRAEVPSLPEGLAWMVRERLLQAELYVPGADTDRLLTEVQQLAEYAERAGNVQTFHQATLMQIRLLLRQQKVRQAEQQLNGWRKHLTDDGQPGDRMEWHLLSAEVAYARGRAEQGRTHARHVLHLLNQFPQPWELVELCLVLVDDLETRAPQQTARLLRSIRDTASLHQWQRWRAGQSLASRFPGERSSGGTDFQLPQILAWLSEQLGTP, from the coding sequence TTGACTGAGCCGACCCTGACTGAGCCGACCCTGACTGACCCGGCCCCCACCCTCGCCCCCGCGCCCCCGGCGCTGATCACGCTGGGCGGCCTGGACCTGGGGGGGTTCCGCAAGGTCAAGTCCCTGCTGCTGCTCGTGTACGTGGCCCTGGAGGGCCCCACGCCCCGCCGGACCCTGGCGACCCTGCTGTGGCCCGGCGCGGCCCGCCCGGAAGGCAGCCTGCGCGTCGCCCTGCACGCCCTGCGCGAGGCGCACCCCGACGCGCTGGGGGGCGAGGACCGCCTGAGCACCCCCCTGGGGAGCGACGCGGCGCAGCTGCTGACCCGGCGCGGCGAGGCCGCCTGGGACGCCTACACCGGGCCGTTCCTGCACGGCGTGCCGCTGTCGGGCGTGTCCGCCGAGTTCGAGGAATGGGTGGAGACGCAGCGGGAACGCCTCGCGCGGCACGTGCAGGAGGAAGCCCTGCGCGCCGCCGAGACCGCCGACCCCGCCCGCGCCGCCGACTGGGCCGCGCGGGCCTACCGCACCCCGGGCGCCCCACCGCCCGAGGCGGACCTGCTGCGCCGCGCGCTGCCGCTGACGCTGCCCGGCTCGCCGCTGGAGGCGGAGATCCGCGCGGAACTGGGCGAACTGGACGAGGGGACGCCCACCCCGGCCCCCACCCGCCCGGCCCGCGTGGCCGCGCGCATGCTGGGCCGCGAGGCGGAACTCGACACGCTCCTCGCCTGGACCCTCGCCCCGCAGACCACTCCCCCGGCGGGCGGCGCGGCCCTGATCACCGGCCCGGGCGGGATCGGCAAGAGCACCCTGACCCGCGAACTCCTGCGGGAACTGACCCGCCTGGACCGCCCCGCGACCCTCGTGGACGCCGAGGGGGCCGCCAGCGCCGCCGAACTGAGCGCCCGCCTGTCTGCCGCCCTGACCCCCGGGCAGGCTGCCCCGCCCACCCTGGCCGCCCTGAGCGACCACCTGCCCCCGCACGCCACGGTCCTGCTGGACGGCGCGGACGCCCTGAACGACCTCCCGGACCTGCTGCGCGCCCTGCGCCGCGACCTGCCCGGCGTGCGCTGGGTGATCAGCAGCCGCCGCAGCCCCCCCGGCCTGCTGGGGGAAAGGGACCTGCTGCTGCCCCTCGCGGGCCTCCCCCAGGCCCCGCCGGAAGCGGACCTCGCGCAGATCGCCGCGAGCAGCGCCACGCAACTGTTCCTGCGCGAAGCCGCCCGCACCCGCCGCGACCTGACCCTGACCGCCGCCAACGCCGCGCTGATCGCCGGGATCACCCGCCGCCTCCAGGGCCACCCCCTCGCGCTGGCCCTCGCGGCGTCCTGGCTGCGCGTCGAGAACCTGGAAGCCGTGTACGCCCGCGTCCTCACCGAGGCCGCCCAGCTGACCCCCGAGGGCGGCGGCAGTGACGGACGACGCGGCCTGAACGCCGTCGCCCGCCGCTCCTGGGACCTCCTGAACCCGGGGCAGCAGCACGCGGCGCTGCGCCTGACCGTCACCAGCGACCTCGACCCCGCCGACGCCCCCCACCTGGGCGTCCCCGCGCACCTCATCGACGAGCTGCTCACGCACAACTTCCTCGAAGCGCACCAGCCCGGCACGGAACGCCTGCGCCTGTACCCCGCGCTGCGCGGCCTCCTGACCGAACAGGCCGCCGCGCACCCGGGGCTGATCACGCAGGCCCGCGCCGACCACGCCCGCCACTACCTGACGTGGTTCACCGCCCAGCCCCCCGAAGCGCCCCCGGTGGACGCCGAACGCGACAACATCGTGGCCGCCCTGCACGCGGCGCTGCACAGCGGGGACGCCACCGCCGCGCAGATCGACCACTTCCTGGCGCACCACGACCGGCGCGGCCTGCACGCCAGCGGCACCGACACCTTCGCCGCCCTGGCCGACGCCGCCGAGGACGCGTGCGCCCCGGACAGCGTGCAGGCCGCCGCGCAGATCGCCAGCATGTGGCTCGCGTACCGCGCCGGACGCCTGCTGGACGCCCAGACGCTCGCCGGGCACTTCCTGGCCGGACCACTGGCCGCCGACCCCGCCAGCCGCATGAAAGTCCTGAACACCCTGGCGGCGGTCCGGGGTGTGCAGGGGCAGATGCAGAGCGCCACGGACCTGCTCAGGCAGGCGCTGGCGCTGGCGGTCGAACTGGGCGATCAGATACGCGCCGTGTTCTACCGGGTGAACATCCTGTCCAACCTGGCCTTCATCGGGACGCCCGAGCAGGTGCAGGAACTGGTGGCCCAGCTGCGTGCCGAAGTGCCGAGCCTGCCCGAGGGACTGGCGTGGATGGTGCGCGAACGGCTGCTGCAGGCAGAACTGTACGTGCCAGGGGCCGATACGGACCGGCTGCTGACGGAAGTGCAGCAGCTCGCGGAGTACGCGGAACGAGCGGGCAACGTCCAGACGTTCCATCAGGCGACGCTGATGCAGATCCGCCTGCTCCTGCGGCAGCAGAAGGTGCGTCAGGCCGAGCAGCAACTGAACGGCTGGCGGAAGCACCTGACCGACGACGGTCAACCTGGTGACCGCATGGAATGGCACCTGCTCAGCGCCGAAGTCGCCTACGCCCGTGGACGGGCGGAACAGGGACGCACGCATGCACGTCACGTTCTGCACCTCCTGAACCAGTTTCCGCAACCGTGGGAGCTGGTGGAACTGTGCCTCGTGCTGGTTGACGACCTCGAAACGCGCGCTCCGCAGCAGACGGCGCGGCTGCTGCGGAGCATTCGGGATACCGCCTCACTGCACCAGTGGCAGCGCTGGCGGGCGGGCCAGTCTCTGGCGTCGCGCTTCCCAGGGGAGAGGAGCAGTGGGGGCACTGATTTTCAGCTGCCTCAGATCCTGGCATGGCTGAGCGAACAGCTCGGCACGCCCTGA
- the ispF gene encoding 2-C-methyl-D-erythritol 2,4-cyclodiphosphate synthase, giving the protein MSSWPFRVGFGEDAHRLEAGRRLVLGGVPIPHAELGAAAHSDGDAVLHVVADALLSGLALGDIGQYFPDTDAQWRGMDSRLIVQRALALVRERGWVPVNVAVVVTLDRPKLGPLRAEIARSVAALLGLPEGDVGVSFKTSEGLAPLHVQTRATVLLARAEAAPGVSGE; this is encoded by the coding sequence ATGAGTTCGTGGCCGTTCAGGGTTGGATTCGGAGAGGACGCGCACCGTCTGGAAGCGGGGCGGCGGCTGGTGCTGGGCGGCGTGCCCATCCCGCACGCCGAGCTGGGCGCGGCGGCGCACAGTGACGGGGACGCGGTGCTGCACGTGGTGGCCGACGCCCTGCTGTCGGGGCTGGCGCTGGGGGATATCGGGCAGTACTTCCCGGACACGGACGCCCAGTGGCGCGGCATGGACTCGCGCCTGATCGTGCAACGGGCGCTGGCGCTGGTGCGGGAGCGCGGGTGGGTGCCGGTGAACGTGGCGGTCGTGGTGACGCTCGACCGCCCGAAGCTGGGGCCGCTGCGCGCCGAGATCGCCCGGTCCGTCGCGGCGCTGCTGGGCCTGCCAGAAGGGGACGTGGGCGTGAGTTTCAAGACGTCCGAGGGACTGGCGCCGCTGCACGTGCAGACGCGCGCGACGGTGCTGCTGGCCCGCGCGGAAGCGGCTCCGGGGGTCAGTGGTGAGTGA
- a CDS encoding YigZ family protein, with product MAETELPAPFTTLAGPHRTGAVIENSEFLTFADRADTPGDALAQLAALRARYPDATHHCWAYRIGAAYRFGDDGEPGGTAGAPILRAIEGQGVDHVMVVVVRFYGGVKLGTGGLVRAYGGGAAECLRTAARLEVRPRRTVRVAVPFDAVSGLYHLLGTWDVTRGEEAYTAGGVELDVHLYPEDAGAFAAALRDATRGAAVTDLD from the coding sequence ATGGCCGAGACTGAGTTGCCCGCGCCGTTCACGACCCTGGCCGGACCGCACCGCACGGGCGCGGTGATCGAGAACAGCGAGTTCCTGACCTTCGCGGACCGCGCCGACACGCCAGGGGACGCGCTGGCGCAGCTCGCGGCGCTGCGGGCACGTTACCCGGACGCCACGCACCACTGCTGGGCGTACCGCATCGGGGCCGCGTACCGCTTTGGTGACGACGGCGAGCCGGGCGGCACGGCGGGCGCGCCGATCCTGCGGGCCATCGAGGGTCAGGGCGTGGACCACGTGATGGTCGTCGTGGTGCGCTTCTACGGGGGCGTGAAACTCGGCACGGGCGGGCTGGTGCGCGCCTACGGGGGCGGCGCGGCCGAGTGCCTGCGGACCGCCGCGCGGCTGGAGGTCCGTCCGCGCCGCACCGTGCGGGTCGCGGTGCCGTTCGACGCGGTCAGCGGCCTGTATCACCTGCTGGGCACCTGGGACGTCACGCGCGGCGAGGAGGCGTACACGGCGGGAGGGGTGGAACTCGACGTGCACCTCTACCCGGAGGACGCCGGGGCCTTCGCGGCGGCCCTGCGGGACGCGACGCGCGGCGCGGCGGTGACCGACCTTGACTGA
- a CDS encoding diguanylate cyclase domain-containing protein: protein MTHRHLEDDLFHLLPLPALRWPAHAPSHAQPNHAYRRSFHPAALPARAVSWPDGTHQTRLPDLAGERRVCRLTFSRLPNGDRVALIEDVHTYHLDPVTRLPNRDALLRDAAQTDGVATLAALRLPPLHDQRRQLGDAPVDQALRHMARDLTRAARTWNASAYRSGTDEFTLLTPRPLTPEQLAPLLRSLEDRLGPLGRCAAIRAGLSDAPHDGRTLTDLLEAAQDRAGPHRSRRGALDRLRRLLRATDPGPVHRLLAL from the coding sequence ATGACCCACCGGCACCTCGAAGACGACCTGTTTCACCTGCTGCCCCTGCCGGCCCTGCGCTGGCCCGCCCACGCCCCCAGCCACGCCCAGCCCAACCACGCCTACCGGCGCAGCTTTCATCCCGCCGCGCTGCCGGCCCGCGCGGTCAGCTGGCCGGACGGCACGCACCAGACCCGCCTGCCGGACCTCGCCGGGGAGCGGCGCGTGTGCCGGCTCACGTTCAGCCGCCTGCCGAACGGGGACCGCGTCGCGCTGATCGAGGACGTCCACACCTATCACCTGGATCCCGTCACCCGCCTGCCGAACCGTGACGCCCTGCTGCGCGACGCTGCCCAGACGGACGGCGTCGCGACCCTCGCCGCGCTGCGCCTCCCGCCGCTGCATGACCAGCGCCGCCAGCTGGGCGACGCGCCCGTCGATCAGGCCCTGCGGCACATGGCGCGCGACCTGACCCGCGCCGCCCGCACCTGGAACGCCAGCGCCTACCGCAGCGGCACGGACGAATTCACCCTCCTGACCCCGCGGCCCCTCACGCCGGAGCAGCTGGCGCCCCTGCTCCGCAGTCTGGAAGACCGCCTCGGCCCCCTGGGACGCTGCGCGGCCATCCGCGCGGGCCTCAGCGACGCCCCGCACGACGGGCGCACCCTCACGGACCTGCTCGAGGCCGCGCAGGACCGCGCCGGCCCCCACCGCTCCCGGCGAGGCGCGCTGGACCGCCTGCGCCGTCTCCTGCGTGCCACCGACCCCGGCCCCGTTCACCGGTTGCTCGCCCTGTAG
- a CDS encoding malate dehydrogenase has protein sequence MTTKQPVRVAVTGAAGQIGYSLLFRIASGDMLGKDQPVILQLLEITPALKALNGVVMELRDCAFPLLADIVTSDDPMVAFKDADYALLVGAMPRKAGMERGDLLGANGGIFKPQGEALNAVASRDVKVLVVGNPANTNALIAQQNAPDLDAKQFTAMVRLDHNRAISQLAEKTGKPVSSIKNLTIWGNHSSTQYPDLSQATVDGQPALDQVDRDWYENSYISTVAKRGAAIIEARGLSSAASAASAAIDHMRDWALGTPEGEWVSMGIPSDGSYGIPEGLIYGFPVTCKNGKYEIVQGLPVSDFSRGKMDATAQELTEERDEVRKLGLVK, from the coding sequence ATGACGACCAAACAACCCGTCCGTGTCGCTGTGACCGGCGCCGCTGGCCAGATCGGCTACAGCCTTCTTTTCCGCATCGCTTCGGGCGACATGCTCGGCAAGGACCAGCCGGTCATTCTGCAGCTGCTGGAGATCACGCCGGCGCTGAAGGCGCTGAACGGCGTCGTGATGGAGCTGCGTGACTGCGCGTTCCCGCTGCTGGCGGACATCGTGACGAGCGATGACCCGATGGTGGCGTTCAAGGACGCGGATTACGCGCTGCTGGTGGGCGCGATGCCCCGCAAGGCGGGCATGGAGCGCGGGGATCTGCTGGGCGCGAACGGTGGGATCTTCAAGCCGCAGGGTGAGGCGCTGAACGCCGTGGCGAGCCGTGACGTGAAGGTGCTCGTGGTGGGGAACCCCGCGAACACGAACGCGCTGATCGCTCAGCAGAACGCGCCGGATCTGGACGCGAAGCAGTTCACGGCGATGGTGCGTCTGGATCACAACCGCGCGATCAGCCAGCTGGCCGAGAAGACCGGGAAGCCTGTGAGCAGCATCAAGAACCTGACGATCTGGGGCAACCACAGCAGCACCCAGTACCCCGACCTGTCGCAGGCGACGGTGGACGGCCAGCCTGCGCTGGATCAGGTGGACCGCGACTGGTACGAGAACTCGTACATCTCGACCGTGGCGAAGCGTGGCGCGGCGATCATCGAGGCGCGCGGCCTGAGCAGCGCCGCGTCCGCCGCGAGCGCCGCGATCGACCACATGCGCGACTGGGCGCTCGGCACGCCCGAGGGCGAGTGGGTCAGCATGGGCATCCCCAGCGACGGCAGCTACGGCATTCCCGAGGGCCTGATCTACGGCTTCCCCGTGACCTGCAAGAACGGCAAGTACGAGATCGTGCAGGGTCTCCCCGTCAGTGACTTCAGCCGCGGCAAGATGGACGCCACCGCGCAGGAACTGACCGAGGAACGCGACGAAGTGCGCAAACTCGGCCTGGTCAAGTAA
- a CDS encoding GGDEF domain-containing protein, protein MPLLPAQSPLKARRDQRYSAHLSLALLSTGVHGALLWYDLTHDRQTMPSLTGAVILSAFLTATVLSRRIPLDTLTTTVAYALPVWVVLQVVAAGLQGQGVPPAYFLSLGVVGLLAFVWLPLAQAVTLLLPVAGFMFAAVLLFNPQDLPLMLYSTFLIALMGLLTLHGQLIGPERARRLSQQRLAHTDSLTGLLNRQGGRAALQSLTASPLNAARVAAVLVDIDGFGTLNTRLGPEAADQLLVEFAGLLGRVIPPGSVLARWDADAFVLILTDVGMAGAHDAAERVVRAARNLNLPHLNGAPVSAGVAFAAETEDPDALMDLCAQRLGQARAAGGNRWA, encoded by the coding sequence ATGCCCCTCCTGCCTGCCCAGTCACCGCTGAAGGCACGCCGGGACCAGCGGTACTCCGCGCACCTGTCGCTGGCCCTGCTGTCCACCGGCGTCCATGGAGCGCTGCTGTGGTACGACCTGACCCACGACCGGCAGACCATGCCTTCCCTGACCGGCGCCGTGATCCTCAGCGCCTTCCTGACCGCCACGGTCCTGTCGCGCCGCATCCCGCTCGACACCCTGACGACCACGGTCGCGTACGCGCTGCCCGTGTGGGTGGTCCTGCAGGTGGTCGCGGCCGGACTGCAGGGACAGGGCGTGCCGCCCGCGTACTTCCTGTCCCTGGGGGTGGTGGGCCTGCTGGCCTTCGTGTGGCTGCCGCTGGCGCAGGCGGTCACGCTGCTGCTGCCGGTGGCGGGCTTCATGTTCGCGGCCGTCCTGCTGTTCAATCCGCAGGACCTGCCGCTGATGCTCTACTCGACCTTCCTGATCGCGCTGATGGGCCTGCTGACCCTGCACGGGCAGCTGATCGGCCCGGAACGCGCCCGCCGGCTCAGCCAGCAGCGGCTGGCACACACGGACAGCCTGACCGGCCTGCTCAACCGCCAGGGCGGCCGGGCGGCGCTGCAGAGCCTCACGGCCTCCCCCCTGAACGCCGCGCGGGTGGCAGCCGTGCTGGTCGACATCGACGGCTTCGGGACGCTGAACACGCGCCTGGGGCCGGAGGCGGCCGATCAGCTGCTCGTGGAATTCGCGGGCCTGCTGGGCCGCGTGATCCCGCCCGGCAGCGTGCTGGCCCGCTGGGACGCCGACGCCTTCGTGCTGATCCTCACGGACGTCGGCATGGCCGGCGCGCACGACGCGGCCGAACGGGTGGTCCGCGCGGCCCGCAACCTGAACCTGCCGCACCTGAACGGCGCGCCCGTCAGTGCCGGCGTGGCCTTCGCCGCCGAAACCGAGGACCCGGACGCCCTGATGGACCTGTGCGCCCAGCGGCTCGGGCAGGCCCGCGCTGCCGGCGGGAACCGCTGGGCGTGA